The following are from one region of the Pocillopora verrucosa isolate sample1 chromosome 3, ASM3666991v2, whole genome shotgun sequence genome:
- the LOC131785408 gene encoding uncharacterized protein produces the protein MFSKKIIICFVLFSYYCYGHERSCQQYTESFDSLFYNRVLIGQVIKSLFTRGGILSCAHRCLSLPSCSSYNYQMSESDHGVCELNGGKEGDQENLVEKPGYVFARRRKPPRSCKEARQLISKPAPGYFYIQDNNCHEFKVYCDFTSEPGWAWTLVMSETLQNVGKPFTQRGLFTNEPMSPEVPNWEAYRLQLDRMKGLRSESTHWRITCSLNLASVVDYRDYVRAKFKDFDLLTHKNGGEKPCELVDYINVHGHNCTNCTAVWYQSTDFILTHRSYENVCDFARAPGSIQVKGTHSEQNFGRYVFYNPNFRCTSNNSATTNYWFGSRV, from the exons ATGTTCTCCAAAAAGattatcatttgttttgttctgttttcatatTATTGCTATGGCCATGAACGTTCTTGTCAGCAGTACACTGAATCTTTTGATTCTCTTTTCTACAACCGTGTCCTGATCGGCCAGGTGATCAAGTCGTTGTTCACTCGCGGTGGAATTCTCTCCTGTGCTCACAGATGCTTGTCTCTTCCGTCATGTTCATCATACAACTACCAAATGTCAGAGTCCGACCATGGCGTTTGTGAGTTAAACGGCGGAAAAGAGGGCGATCAGGAAAACTTGGTGGAAAAACCTGGTTATGTTTTCGCACGGCGGAGAAAG CCGCCACGCAGCTGCAAAGAGGCAAGACAGCTGATCAGTAAGCCTGCACCAGGCTATTTCTATATCCAAGACAACAACTGTCATGAGTTTAAAGTCTACTGCGACTTCACCTCAGAGCCCGGCTGGGCCTGGACTCTAGTTATGTCAGAAACCTTACAGAACGTTGGCAAACCTTTTACCCAACGGGGTTTGTTCACAAATGAGCCGATGAGCCCAGAGGTTCCCAACTGGGAGGCGTACAGGCTTCAATTAGACCGCATGAAAGGGTTGAGATCTGAGTCAACACACTGGCGAATAACTTGCAGTCTCAATCTTGCGAGCGTTGTCGACTATAGAGATTACGTTCGAGCAAAGTTTAAAGACTTCGACTTATTGACTCATAAGAATGGGGGTGAAAAACCTTGTGAACTCGTCGATTACATCAATGTCCATGGACACAACTGTACAAACTGCACCGCAGTTTGGTATCAGTCCACTGACTTTATTTTAACCCACAGAAGCTACGAAAACGTCTGCGACTTTGCTAGAGCACCAGGGTCCATTCAAGTTAAGGGTACTCATAGCGAGCAAAATTTTGGTCGCTATGTATTTTACAATCCTAACTTCCGGTGCACATCAAATAACTCTGCCACAACCAACTACTGGTTTGGTTCACGAGTTTGA